From the Cucurbita pepo subsp. pepo cultivar mu-cu-16 unplaced genomic scaffold, ASM280686v2 Cp4.1_scaffold002558, whole genome shotgun sequence genome, the window GTAAACATATTCTAATGAACTTTAAtaatatgcattttttttaaaatgaattgaatCCGTTATGTATTTGGACTAAATAgaaatcaatttcattttcaaacctTTATAATCGAACCTGTCATTTTTAAAACCTCAAACACCAAAAGAATATATTAGCATTTCACCTCAAAGATAGAATCAGATTGATTCTCTAAATGCTTTTTTAGACATTCCTTAATGTCCCGGCTATTTACAAGAACGTGAGAAGCAAATGAATAATTATTCGCTTCCGAAAGAAATCGAAGAATTTCTCGAAAATCCAACCAGACCCATTTCTCCGACAGATAGTCAGAATTTCATATAGGTTCGAAACCTACACAGAAGTTCACTTGATCTCaaaaattgttgaagaaaGATAGTGAACATGTGtctttcattaataatttgtcagaacttattattaaataatgaaagtcattttaataatcattaacataataaataataataataataataataataagtaattTGTAAGCTTGTAAAGGAGAGATTAACAATAGGAAGCTCGTTGAAATAAAGAGGAAAGATGATCAACTTTTCATCATCTGAACTTCATCTTCGACATGATTTTTCTCGGATGAACATTAactgattttttgttttattgaacaaaaataaagaatatacAAGAACATGTATGTgtctatatataatatataacaATCCGACCAACCAAAACATCCACAATGAGTTACAAGAACAAGTTCCAATCTAAAAGAATGGTTTCAAGCTGATAAATACAAAAACCAACACCCACAAGCACGAGTTAGACCAAATCGTTCCCAAAGACattgacaaaaagaaaacaaaataacattaacatcAGCTCCTAACAATTCAAAATTAGCAGTTTTTTCATGGCAGCAAAACTAAAACATGCTCAAACTCGAAGCTGTACGAATAACATTGCTAATGAGAGAAGGACGAGTTCGAGTAACGAGCATGCGTTGTAGAATTTAAACAGAAAACCATGAACCCCATACTTTGACATAAACAGGATGCTGCAAGAAACTATAAATTATGTTCACTAAAGTAACAAATCAATGGGGACACAACCAGTTGGACCTATCTTCACAATTATAATTTGGTATGCAGCTATAATCAAGTTCATAATTctgtattttgaaattaaaaaatgtttttttttttttgtccaaaagaaattctctctttataaGATGGggaatttagaattaaataaaaaaaatgcatagaTTCAAACAAAAGTAGCAAGCATAGTCAGAAAGACAACACTCACCAAAAACGCCTGGAATGTTTTTGTCTAACTTGTCAAGAAAATAGCAGTAGGATTCCCTGGGGATGGAGGATTCTGCTTCAATAATGAAGCCAGAGCTCCAGCTTTTGCAATAGCATCTGTATCAGACGCACACAAAACCTCCACCTCTTCCAAACCTATTTGCCTCTTAATCAACTCCAAGTTCTCTTTAAGGACCTCGATCTCCCCGAAAGGAAGCTTCAAGTCCAAGGCATGAACCCCGAGTGCAGCGACCTCGTCCTTCTTAAACCTCAAAAATGGCATACATAACTTCTGTGTTTGTCTAAAGTCTGATGCCTGACCAACTGAACTCTTCTGTAGTGCCTCCATTATTTCACTATCTGGTGCAAATGTACGTTTAGTCGAGTCAAATTTACATCGGAGTATCCTCAGGCATTCGGCTTTCCATCCATCAAATTGCTCATTCACATATATCAAGCCAGTTAATTTCTTGTCCTCAATCACGGATGTGACGGGAGCACCCTTCTTGTTGCCTTTTTTAGATCCTAGAAGTTGTTTTTGAAGAAGCTTTCTCATCAAAACTATCGAGTCTTGCAGGTATTTGTTTGCACTTTTGAGAGTTAAATCAGGAGAATCAGCCGAAGGCCAGCCAGCATTAACAACAAACCCTTCCTTCTTCAACATTTCCCTCCAAACATATTCTGCATAGTGTGGACAAATTGGAGTGATAAGTCGTGTCTGGACATCCATAAAGCGGAAAACCAAATTGCGATTCATGCCTCCAGCCCCACATGAAAACCTGTACTCGTCCCTCGCTGCTTGGAGATCATAAAAACCAGACTTCAGAGCTTCTCTAAACATGTAATCTTTGTAATTTTGCTCGGTCGTTTTAACTGCAAtattgatttcattttcaaagaCACGATCAGCATAGGTCGACGGAGGGCCTTTTCtaaggaaggaagaagaatcagCCTGTAGAATGTCTTCCATCCATGCAATTTCTTTAGTCAAACGTAATATTGCAGCATTTGCAgtctcaaaaacaaaatttgcatCATCAACACCATCACCAGCATCAGCCAATGAGAATCGTGTGGCGTCAGCAGAAAACTCTTCAATTGCCTGACGCAGAGTTCTAAAAT encodes:
- the LOC111786719 gene encoding leucine--tRNA ligase, cytoplasmic-like; the encoded protein is ILNKMKQEFEYWYPFDLRVSGKDLIQNHLTFCIYNHTAIMPEHHWPRGFRCNGHIMLNSEKMSKSTGNFRTLRQAIEEFSADATRFSLADAGDGVDDANFVFETANAAILRLTKEIAWMEDILQADSSSFLRKGPPSTYADRVFENEINIAVKTTEQNYKDYMFREALKSGFYDLQAARDEYRFSCGAGGMNRNLVFRFMDVQTRLITPICPHYAEYVWREMLKKEGFVVNAGWPSADSPDLTLKSANKYLQDSIVLMRKLLQKQLLGSKKGNKKGAPVTSVIEDKKLTGLIYVNEQFDGWKAECLRILRCKFDSTKRTFAPDSEIMEALQKSSVGQASDFRQTQKLCMPFLRFKKDEVAALGVHALDLKLPFGEIEVLKENLELIKRQIGLEEVEVLCASDTDAIAKAGALASLLKQNPPSPGNPTAIFLTS